One window of the Hoplias malabaricus isolate fHopMal1 chromosome Y, fHopMal1.hap1, whole genome shotgun sequence genome contains the following:
- the LOC136679171 gene encoding U5 small nuclear ribonucleoprotein TSSC4-like — MSELKVKDDTLNSLSNRDAVDVPDDLSLSDSDPEESSELFNRKVEDLSSSSGEEENATQGQAGPQGKPVFRLTGGSSGFTDRSRSIFDQLDSAAKLTSNQLADDNVLDGTFARPAPPSPPPSAKAKYERPSERTSKAPSAKVPDYLAHPERWTRYNLEDVPETSDKKNSQVAFEYIQGLQERRRSREATEEAFTPAFNQDHSSSSEHKIIFTRPSQGSKDVGQCSERLEQGKKNTVGLVHLDVGQEEEGGKVVSLSHKGEGGRKRKMVPAAEENPRNVPFNSGKKVNRKNFRKAAEEEEED; from the coding sequence ATGAGTGAGTTAAAGGTCAAGGATGATACTCTCAACAGCTTGTCCAATAGAGATGCTGTTGATGTGCCAGATGACCTTTCTCTGAGTGACTCAGATCCTGAAGAGTCTTCAGAGCTCTTTAACAGAAAGGTTGAGGACTTGTCTTCCTCCTCTGGGGAAGAGGAGAACGCTACCCAGGGTCAAGCTGGTCCTCAAGGAAAGCCTGTTTTCAGATTGACTGGTGGGAGTTCTGGATTCACAGACCGCAGCAGGAGCATCTTTGATCAGCTGGATAGTGCCGCAAAGCTCACTTCAAATCAGTTAGCCGATGACAATGTCCTTGACGGCACGTTTGCTCGGCCTGCCCCTCCCTCCCCACCACCGTCTGCTAAAGCGAAATACGAACGGCCATCAGAGAGAACCAGTAAAGCTCCTTCAGCTAAAGTCCCAGATTATCTGGCCCATCCTGAACGCTGGACCCGTTACAACCTGGAGGACGTCCCTGAGACCAGCGACAAAAAGAACAGCCAGGTGGCTTTTGAGTATATACAAGGGCTTCAGGAACGCAGAAGGTCCCGTGAGGCCACTGAAGAAGCCTTCACCCCTGCTTTTAACCAGGACCACAGCAGTAGCTCTGAGCATAAGATTATCTTCACCAGGCCCAGTCAAGGCTCCAAAGATGTAGGCCAGTGTAGTGAAAGGTTAGAGCAAGGTAAGAAGAACACAGTTGGCCTGGTCCACCTGGATGTTGGCCAGGAGGAAGAAGGGGGAAAGGTGGTCTCGCTAAGTCACAAGGGTGAAGGGGGGAGGAAAAGGAAAATGGTGCCAGCAGCAGAAGAAAATCCAAGAAATGTTCCCTTCAACAGTGGAAAGAAGGTGAATCGTAAGAACTTCCGCAAGGCTGctgaagaggaggaagaagactAG
- the LOC136679571 gene encoding anoctamin-9-like, translated as MYFKEHKDDVELRVRSKESIDNGREALLTTPSSPNKPVVRSFDCILVAHIIEDEGTRTFKKQEAYINELKAKNLKVTQIVHENKVFYGVRAPEEIFEKYKYLLKVSDSCNWVCKQKDSIPNTTRIRVVHFILHHTFIGTGEGLRDLMKQDAFETLFCLHERKQQKNLKKKWANWGALKHLIYQPVDDIREYFGEKVALYFLWLGWYTLLLIPPAVIGVIVFLYGLAFFNTNPLIKEVCESNVTMCPTCDKRCQVWKLSDTCSYAKVSHLFDNEGTVAFAMFMAIWATLFLELWKRHRALHVSKWNVYDWNEDEEELILEIVNNPRCKPKDFTHSYLHSIMVTLLVTVVLVVIIGLTHALVICRVVSAMLLSDCSWKFLSDNANVVAVMLGAVLHYLTIQIMTKVNRCVAFKLCSIENVRSFAATERSFTVKMFTFQFFTLFSSLIYVAFFLGRINGYPGNYVRIAGKWRLEECHPSGCLTDLFIQMAVIMILKQTISNIFEFTGPWLHLFLKRTAFKKQLRKCGNCYRKACREEGADIEPCDLCNLRDWLKNYHLNTVNAFSLFNEFLEMVIQFSFTTIFVAAFPLAPLLALINNIFEIRLDAIKMLRLERRLVPKKTNDIGVWTHILEAIGVMAVIANGLVIGISSEFVPRLVYRYRFGPCANGTATDLQCMAGYIDYTLTTAYMSDEKVHQDFAPNQMILDGFNVTHCSYKDHRDEYDQSFTSQYWLILAARFAFVILFEHVVVMCKLFVGWFVPDNPIRVKNARLHDKLYRLKDELQEMSERFDSRSTDV; from the exons ATGTACTTCAAGGAGCACAAG GATGACGTGGAGCTGCGGGTGAGGAGTAAGGAGAGCATCGACAACGGCAGAGAGGCCTTACTAACAACACCG agctCTCCTAACAAGCCTGTTGTCAGATCATTCGACTGTATTCTGGTTGCTCATATAATTGAAGATGAGGGAACTCGGACATTCAAGAAGCAGGAGGCCTACATTAATGAGCTGAAGGCAAAGAACCTGAAAGTGACA CAAATCGTCCATGAAAACAAGGTGTTCTATGGTGTCCGAGCCCCCGAAGAGATCTTTGAGAAGTATAAGTATCTGCTGAAAGTGTCTGATTCTTGTAACTGGGTCTGTAAACAGAAAGATTCAATCCCAAATACCACCAG AATCCGGGTTGTACATTTCATCTTGCACCACACATTTATTGGAACAGGAG AGGGCCTGAGGGATCTTATGAAGCAAGATGCATTTGAAACGCTGTTCTGTCTCCATGAG AGGAAACAGCAGAAGAATCTCAAGAAAAAGTGGGCAAACTGGGGGGCTTTAAAACATCTCATTTACCAACCTGTAGATGATATAAG GGAATATTTTGGTGAAAAAGTGGCATTATATTTTCTTTGGCTGGGATGGTATACACTCCTGCTGATCCCTCCAGCAGTTATCGGAGTGATTGTGTTCCTGTATGGATTGGCTTTTTTCAACACAAATCCCCTCAT AAAAGAAGTCTGTGAGTCCAATGTCACAATGTGCCCAACATGTGACAAGAGGTGCCAAGTGTGGAAACTGTCTGACACGTGTTCCTATGCCAAG GTGAGCCATTTGTTTGATAATGAAGGAACCGTGGCCTTTGCGATGTTCATGGCTATTTGGG CTACTctgttcctggagctgtggaaGCGGCATCGGGCACTACACGTCTCAAAGTGGAACGTCTATGACTGGAATGAAGATGAG GAAGAACTCATCCTGGAAATTGTAAATAACCCTCGCTGCAAACCAAAAGATTTTACTCATTCATACCTGCACAGCATTATGGTTACGCTGCTGGTCACAGTGGTG TTGGTGGTAATTATCGGCCTGACACATGCTCTGGTCATCTGCCGGGTTGTGTCTGCAATGCTCCTGTCCGACTGCTCGTGGAAGTTCCTGAGTGATAATGCCAATGTTGTAGCAGTGATGCTGGGAGCAGTACTGCATTATTTAACAATACAGATCATGACCAAA GTGAACAGATGTGTGGCCTTCAAGTTGTGTTCAATTG AAAATGTTCGCTCTTTTGCGGCAACAGAGAGGAGTTTCACTGTGAAGATGTTCACCTTCCAGttcttcactctgttctcttcacTTATCTATGTTGCATTTTTTCTGGGAAG GATTAATGGCTACCCTGGCAATTATGTGCGAATAGCAGGGAAATGGAGACTGGAGGAg TGCCACCCCAGTGGCTGCCTGACTGACCTTTTCATCCAAATGGCTGTCATTATGATCCTTAAACAAACTATCAGCAACATTTTTGAGTTCACTGGGCC TTGGCTGCATCTCTTTCTGAAGAGAACAGCATTTAAGAAGCAGCTCAGGAAGTGTGGGAACTGCTACAGGAAGGCGTGTCGTGAAGAGGGTGCCGACATTGAGCCATGTGACCTCTGCAATCTTCGTGATTGGCTGAAAAACTACCATCTGAATACTGTCAATGCCTTCAGCCTGTTTAATGAGTTCTTggaaatgg TGATACAGTTCAGCTTCACCACCATCTTTGTGGCTGCCTTTCCCCTTGCTCCATTACTGGCGTTGATTAACAACATTTTTGAGATTCGACTCGACGCCATCAAAATGCTGCGTCTAGAACGCCGCCTGGTACCAAAGAAAACCAATGATATTG GTGTCTGGACTCATATATTAGAAGCTATTGGGGTGATGGCTGTCATCGCTAATGGACTAGTGATTGGCATTTCATCAGAATTTGTTCCACGTCTGGTTTATCGCTACCGCTTCGGACCATGTGCCAACGGGACAGCCACAGATCTACA GTGTATGGCTGGGTACATTGACTACACCCTCACCACAGCGTATATGTCGGATGAAAAAGTGCATCAGGACTTTGCCCCTAACCAGATGATTTTAGATGGGTTCAATGTCACTCACTGcag CTACAAGGACCATCGTGATGAGTATGACCAAAGCTTCACCTCACAGTATTGGCTCATACTAGCTGCCCGTTTTGCCTTTGTTATCCTGTTTGAG CATGTTGTGGTGATGTGTAAGTTATTTGTTGGCTGGTTTGTGCCTGATAACCCCATTCGAGTAAAAAATGCAAGGCTTCATGACAAATTGTACCGGCTAAAGGATGAACTGCA GGAAATGAGTGAAAGATTCGACAGCAGGTCAACAGATGTTTAA